The window ctcaggtaatggatgatgtacactactgttcaacagtttggggtcacgtagaaatgtccttgtttttgaaagaaaagcaccttTTTTATTctccattaaaatagcatcaaattgatcagaaatacagcgtagacattgttaatgttgtacatgactattgttgctggaaacggcagatttttttatggaatatcaatATAGGTGTACAGAGTCCCATTataagcaaccatcactcctgtgttccaatggcattgttgtgttagctaatccaagcttATCTTTTTAAAAcgctaattgattattagaaaacccttttgcaattatgttagcacagctgaaaactgttgtcctgattaaagaagcaataaaactggccttcttcagactagttgagtatctggagcatcagcatttgtgggttcgattacaggctcaaaatggccagaaacaaagacctttcttctgaaactcatcagtctattcttgttctgagaaatcaaggctattccatgtgagaaatttccaagaatctgaagatctcgtacaacgctgtggactgctcccttcacagaacagtgcaagcTGGCgctaaacagaatagaaagaggagtgggaggccccggtgcacaactgagcaagaggaaaagtacattagagtgtctagtttgagaaacagacacctcacaagtcctcaactggcagcttcattaaattgtacctgctaaacaccagtctcaacatcaacagtgaagaggcaactccgggatgctggccttctaggcagagttgcaaagagaaATGCATtgatctcagactggccaataaaaagaaaagattacgATGGGAAAAAtagcacagacactggacagaggaactggaAAAATTGCCAGGCACACGAACCTGAATGCACTCAGGACTCCTCTCTGTGCAAACCAAAATGAAGATCTATTTCTCTGAATTGTCTCGTGAAAGCCAAACACTGTAAGATCCTTTTTTACAAGCCAGTCATGCAAGAGAACAAACTTTCAAATGATGCCCAGGTGACCCAGATTGTGATTTATAATGTACCtttttggattgcgtaaacaacAACATTATTTTTGTTTGAATGACTTAGAATCTTGTTTGATCAACTTAATTGTTATTTTTTGTCTAATTAGGTCTCATCTGTCATGCAGCTCGTCAGACGGTGTAACAGTTGCTGCAGCCATTCATTCACAGTATGATTGTTCCCTGGCAGATGTTTGATGTCCTAAACCACAGCTGCGTTTGAATGCCAGAGCATCTtcagtgcattcaggaagtattcagagcccttgacccccttcacattttattacgttacagccttattctaaaataataTCCTTAATATAATATCCTTAATCTACTCACAAAACCCCATAACAatatcacgataccccataatgacatcacgataccccataatgacatcacgataccccataatgacatcacgataccccataatgacatcacgataccccataatgacatcacgataccccataatgacatcacgataccccataatgacatcacgataccccataatgacatcacgataccccataatgacatcacgataccccataatgacatcacaataccccataatgacatcacgataccccataatgacatcacgataccccataatgacatcacaataccccataatgacatcacgatacccccataatgacatcacgataccccataatgacatcacaataccccataatgacatcacaataccccataatgacatcacgataccccataatgacatcacgataccccataatgacatcacgataccccatgacatcactataccccataatgacatcacgatactccataatgacatcacgataccccataatgacatcacgataacccataatgacattacaataccccataatgacatcacaatagcccataatgacatcacaataccccataatgacatcacaataccccataatgacatcacaataccccataacgacaaaaaACCTAAAACATATGTTAATACATTTGAAGACATTTCAAAAATAGCAACTACAAATTCTAATGGTTAGGAAGTAGAATAACAACTAGATACAGGCTACTCTGGGTGGGGTCACAGTAATGATAATCATTTAGGCCATCAAAGAAgtggcaaaacatttttttttttaagaaacacAAACCAGTACTTGCACTTAACTTGCACTTGCTTTGTGCCTTAGGGCTTTAGGGCTACAAGAGTTTGCTTTGTAGTATTACAGTCTTTACCCAAAACCATTCTGTAGTTTTATTTCACAATAGAGAGAAAAAAATGATCGTGCTTTTTAATCAGTGACTTGACTTTCCAACTCAATTTGAAGTCTAGTCTCTTGTGGTTCACTTCTGAGAATAGTTGGGAGGCATGATATTGCAGTACAGATTTACAGACACTAGGTGTCACTGCAGCCATGCTAGTTGTATAAACAGCCACGCAGCTGACGTTCATCGTCTCGTACAGAGCTGGCTCTAGACTTGTGGGGCCCTAAGCAAGATTTGGCCGGAAAATAtgtttttactcctgaatttatttaggcttcacataacaaaggggttgaatacttattgactcaagacatttcagctgacatctttttttaaattaattagtagaaattttgaaaaacataattccacttttacattatggggtattgtgtgtaggccagtgacacaaaatctaaatttaatatatttttaaactcAGAACAAAATGGGGGAAAATTCAAGTggcgtgaatactttctaaatgagctgaaataaaagatcccttaaataagcacaaaaagcttttttCTCTCAAACATttggcacaaatttgtttacatttacaatgccACAGATTTGAAGGAgagtacaattggcatgctgactgcaggaatgtccaccagagctgttgccatagaatttaatgtttatttctctaccataagctgccttgAACGTTGTTTTAGAGGATTTGACAGTATGCCCAATGGGTTACGAGGGTTATGGGTTAAGAGGGTTATGGGTAACAAGGGTTATGGGTAACAAGGGTTATGGGTTACGGGAGTTATGGGTTACAAGGGTTATGGGTCACGGTGGTTATGGGTTACAGGGGTTATGGGTTAAGAGGGTTATGGGGATTATGGGTTACGGGGGATATGGGTTACAAGGGTTATGGGTCACGGGGGTTATGGGTTACGAGGATTATGGGAGAAAAGCTTCTTGTTTatcagcagggtagcctagtggttagagcgttgcaaccggaaggttgcaagttcaaacccctgagctgacatggtacaaatctgtagttctgccccctaggccgtcattgaaaataagaatttgttcttaactgacttgcctcgttaaataatggtcaaattaaaaaaattaaaaattaaaatatcCTGTCTCCAATTTTCATAATTGTCAACAATTCATTCTTTAATCGTTCTTACCAGTTTACGGATCCTGTCCAGGATGGTGTCAATGATCTCCTTGCCGATGGTGTAGTGACCGCGGGCGTAGTTGTTGGCAGCATCCTCCTTGCCTGAGATGAGCTGCTCAGGGTGGAACAGCTGGCGGTAGGTGCCTGTCCTCACCTCATCTGGAGAAAGAGAAAACAGTATTTTTCTATATGGAGAGAAGACCAGATACCAGTGGATGATGTTCTGTACACATTTAGAAACTGAACTAAATGTTGAAATGTTTTTCAAAAGGATAAACGTTTCTGTAAAAAGACAAACAACTTACCGATAACGGTGGGCTCCAGGTCGACGAAGATGGCGCGTGGCACGTACTTTCCGGTGCCCGTGGCGCTGAAGAAGGTGGTGAAGGAGTTGTCGAGGTTACCTGTGGGCTTGTCACTGGGCATCTGTCCGTCCGGCTGGATCCCATGCCCAGGCAGTACAGCTCCCAACAGGTGTTGCCCATCTGGACTCCAGCCTGGCCCACGTGAACAGAGATACACTCACGCtgtggagagagacggggagagaaggagaagagaccATGTGAATGAAATAGACAGCGATAACACCTGACCGCATGGAGGATATTACAGTGTGGTCCAAGAATTAAGATGTATATCGACTCTGTGACACGACGTGTGTAAATGATTATGATAGGTTCATCCAGCCTTGACCCTCCCTGTTCACTCAGAACAGACAGTAGGCTACAGGAAGGTGACAGCCAGCCCCTCCCTGTTCACTCAGAACAGACAGTAGGCTACAGGAAGGTTCAGCCAGCCTTGACCCTCCCTGTTCACTCAGAACAGACAGTAGGCTACAGGAAGGTTCATCCAGCCTTGACCCTCCCTGTTCACTCAGAACAGACAGTAGGCTACAGGAAGGTTCAGCCAGCCTTGACCCTCCCTGTTCACTCAGAACCGACAGTAGGCTACAGGAAGGTTCAACCAGCCTTGACCCTCCCTCTTCACTCAGAACAGACAGTAGGCTACAGGAAGGTTCATCCAGCCTTGACCCTCCCTGTTCCCTCAGAACAGACAGTAGGCTACAGGAAGGTTCATCCAGCCTTGACCCTCCCTGTTCACTCAGAACAGACAGTAGGCTACAGGAAGGTTCAACCAGCCTTGACCCTCCCTGTTCACTCAGAACAGACAGTAGGCTACAGGAAGGTTCAACCAGCCTTGACCCTCCCTGTTCACTCAGAACAGACAGTAGGCTACAGGAAGGTTCAGCCAGCCTTGACCCTCCCTGTTCACTCAGAACAGACAGTAGGCTACAGGAAGGTTCATCCAGCCTTGACCCTCCCTGTTCACTCAGAACAGACAGTAGGCTACAGGAAGGTTCAGCCAGCCTTGACCCTCCCTGTTCACTCAGAACAGACAGTAGGCTCAGCCAGCCCCTCCCTGTTCACTCAGAACAGACAGTAGGCTACAGGAAGGTTCAGCCAGCCTTGACCCTCCCTGTTCACTCAGAACAGACAGTTGGCTACAGGAAGGTTCAGCCAGCCTTGACCCTCCCTGTTCACTCAGAACAGACAGTAGGCTACAGGAAGGTGACAGCTGGGGTTCAAAATGTAGAACCCAGTTCCACATGGGtatgaaaatgtattttatcaaacaaaactatgctacctTGTATATCTGTGACCCTCAGGATGCCAAATCAGAACAAGATTACCGAATGTAAGGActttatttaccttcagaggtgaatatATCAAACCAGTTGATGtgattttgttgttgtgcactctcctcaaacaatagcatggtattttttcactgtaatagctactgtaaataggACAGTGCAGCTCGATTAAcaggaatttaagctttctgcccgtataagacatgtctatgtcccggaAATGTGGATGTTATTTAcaacgtcattctagtcacattagtgCACGTTAGAAACAACCATCCcggtgtcatgcataggtgtaataggtggcagggaagtcaggcgcaggagagtcaaactgagtgtaaaatggagtcttttaataaagttccacgagtatgctccataacaataaatgtacaaacatgggtacgaggacccgacgcgcacatatgcaacaatcacactatactgacaataaaacaatctctgacaaagacatgaggggaaacagagggttaaatacacaacaggtaatgaatgggattgaaaacaggtgtgtaggaagacaagacaaaaccaatggaaaatgaaaaaaggatcaatgatggctagaagaccggtgacgtcgaacgccgagcaccgcccgaacaaggagaggcaatgacttcggcagaagtcgtgacacccgGTTTAGGGACACCGATGCCATAGAGGTTAAAGAGTGAAAGTATCATGGACATCAGCTTAGTTTGCATAGCCGGGATAAAAATAACATAATTTAGGCTGTAATGATCTACAAAATTCAACACATTAGGTCACACATTCCCCAAGGCAACCATCTGCCGAGGGAAACTATTGTACAATTCCACAATCACATAATTGCGCTGGGACTGATTTTGCCAGTTCAAATGTAtgccaaaaaaacaaaaaaacattgattGAACAAACTTCTACACAAAAGGACTAGTGGATTTACACCCAGTAACAGAATTACTGTAATAGAATTACATTAATTAACAGAATTACGGTAATATAATTGCCGTCATATAATTACGGTAACATAATTACTGTCATAGAATTTCATCTTGGCTCTCTGATCTGTACTGCACAGAAATGCATAATGATGAATGTGAAAGTCATTCTGTTCATAGTGATGTAGacgagtagagtacagtatagtacaatacagtacagtacagtacagttgagtagagtacagtataggacagacgagtagagtacagtataggacagacgagtagagtccagtatagtacaatacagtacagtacagtcgaGTACAGTACAGTCGAGTAGAGTACAGCATTGGACAGacgagtagagtacagtataggacagacgagtagagtccagtatagtacaatacagtacagtacagtcgaGTACAGTACAGTCGAGTAGAGTACAGCATAGTACAGacgagtagagttcagtagagttctGTACAATACATTATAGTGATATCAACTctagtgtgctctactgtactgtactgaactatactctacttttgTTTACTGTACTGGGATGTACAAACTACTCGGATTTCCCAATGTAGCAAATtcaatttgttgttgttttaatgACTTAATCATTCATAATGAAAATGTATACCAGTAAAAACACTATAACTAATTGTTAGGTCGACCTTTACTgattacttctgtgaactttcaatATCCTGCCTCCTCGTGAGGTGGAGAAATTGGAAATCATTTAAGGATATGGGTTTTGGGTAACTGCAATTTCAAGGCACAAGACAAAGTTTCTTTAAAATTACTGAAGCAAAAAAAATGTCTCCTAATCTAAATGAAAGTGTTGATTATTAATTAGTTGTCAGGGGTCTTTTACAtcaacatcaataagggatcatagctttcacctggattcacctggaacAGTCTGtggcatggaaagagcaggtgttcctaatgttttgtacactcagtgtcagcgttgatattagttggcagtgGGGTCTTTTACTtcaacatcaataagggatcatagctccacctggattcacctggaacAGTCTGtggcatggaaagagcaggtgttcctaatgttttgtacactcggtgtcagcattgatattagttggcagggttCTTTACTTCAACATTGTGTTTTGATATATTTCTAAAACCTTTTAAGAGGctttctggtagatgttttctaagaccccTTTCCCATCTGTTTGACCAGGAATCCAAGTCTTTGCTTTATCCCGTTTTGTAGGACAGAAAATGgtgaaaaaaatgtatatatacctTAATTTCGTCTAAAAATATagactgtcagctttcatttgggtcagatggtttagaccctttcttcttaaAGATTCATCGCCTATCTCTG of the Oncorhynchus masou masou isolate Uvic2021 chromosome 10, UVic_Omas_1.1, whole genome shotgun sequence genome contains:
- the LOC135546897 gene encoding LOW QUALITY PROTEIN: uncharacterized protein LOC135546897 (The sequence of the model RefSeq protein was modified relative to this genomic sequence to represent the inferred CDS: inserted 1 base in 1 codon), with product MFCSGKDSARECISVHVGQAGVQMGNTCWELYCLXHGIQPDGQMPSDKPTGNLDNSFTTFFSATGTGKYVPRAIFVDLEPTVIDEVRTGTYRQLFHPEQLISGKEDAANNYARGHYTIGKEIIDTILDRIRKLVRTIKE